One segment of Virgibacillus doumboii DNA contains the following:
- a CDS encoding glutathione peroxidase yields MNVYDFSATTMTGTEKSLADYQGNVLLIVNTASECGFTPQFDGLQKLYDAYKDQGFEVLGFPCNQFNNQDPGSNEEIASFCEQNYGVSFPMFSKVEVKGDNAHPLFVHLTQQAKGMLTKNIKWNFTKFLINKQGEVIERYAPQTKPESLKTDINSAINM; encoded by the coding sequence ATTAATGTATATGACTTCTCTGCGACCACGATGACAGGTACGGAAAAGTCCCTGGCAGATTATCAAGGAAATGTACTTCTTATTGTGAACACTGCTAGCGAATGTGGTTTTACACCACAATTTGATGGCCTTCAAAAATTATATGATGCTTATAAGGATCAAGGTTTTGAAGTGCTCGGTTTCCCATGTAATCAGTTTAACAATCAGGATCCCGGTTCTAATGAGGAAATTGCCAGTTTCTGTGAGCAAAATTACGGAGTTTCTTTTCCGATGTTTAGCAAAGTGGAGGTTAAGGGTGATAACGCCCACCCTTTATTTGTACATTTAACCCAGCAGGCGAAAGGGATGCTTACAAAGAATATTAAATGGAACTTCACCAAGTTTCTGATAAACAAACAGGGTGAGGTAATTGAACGATATGCACCCCAGACAAAACCTGAAAGCCTGAAAACTGACATCAACAGCGCAATTAATATGTAG
- a CDS encoding TAXI family TRAP transporter solute-binding subunit, producing MRKRTLFSLVLVLAIGMILSACGDSGEGSGSGGGDSEGAVTNLTMGTGSVGGVYYPLGGEMANLFVDNIDVEGFDVSSVESGASVENIAKIQAGEFQLGIAQNTTLINAVNQTGEFEGKTTDKVAVIGSLYPEALQVVTLDSTGIESIEELEGKKVAIGPPGGATREAAEMVLAAYGIEEGDYEAYEEGFGDAKSKLQNGTIDASFAVVGVPSSTTDELANATGEVKFLDIEGDALQTVLDQSQYEAYTVEAGTYEWQDEPAETITAMALLLGSTEQVSEDLGYQITKTLYEKSGDMTIEQASLITQDNAMIGVGDLPLHPGTEKYFKEVGIIE from the coding sequence TTGAGAAAAAGAACTCTATTTTCATTAGTTTTAGTTCTGGCCATTGGCATGATTTTAAGTGCTTGTGGTGACAGTGGTGAAGGTTCAGGTTCAGGCGGAGGCGACTCTGAAGGGGCCGTAACCAATTTGACCATGGGAACAGGTAGTGTTGGTGGTGTCTACTATCCACTTGGTGGTGAGATGGCTAACCTGTTTGTGGACAACATTGATGTAGAAGGTTTTGATGTAAGTTCAGTTGAATCAGGTGCATCAGTTGAAAACATCGCAAAAATTCAAGCAGGAGAATTCCAGCTGGGTATTGCACAAAATACGACATTGATTAACGCTGTTAACCAAACAGGGGAGTTCGAAGGAAAAACTACTGATAAAGTAGCTGTAATTGGTTCACTTTATCCGGAAGCACTTCAGGTAGTTACATTGGATTCAACTGGAATTGAGTCAATCGAAGAATTAGAAGGTAAAAAAGTTGCTATTGGACCTCCAGGCGGGGCAACTCGTGAAGCTGCAGAAATGGTATTAGCAGCTTATGGAATTGAAGAGGGCGACTATGAAGCATATGAAGAAGGCTTTGGCGATGCTAAAAGTAAATTGCAGAATGGTACAATCGATGCTTCTTTTGCGGTTGTAGGTGTTCCATCATCAACAACAGACGAATTGGCTAACGCAACTGGGGAAGTGAAGTTCCTTGATATTGAAGGAGACGCTTTACAGACTGTATTGGATCAAAGCCAATATGAAGCATATACCGTTGAGGCTGGAACTTACGAATGGCAGGATGAGCCGGCAGAAACAATTACTGCAATGGCACTCTTGCTTGGTTCAACTGAACAAGTAAGTGAAGATCTTGGCTATCAAATAACAAAAACATTGTATGAAAAATCCGGGGATATGACGATTGAACAAGCTTCATTGATTACCCAGGATAATGCAATGATTGGTGTTGGAGACTTACCGCTTCACCCAGGTACAGAAAAATACTTTAAAGAAGTCGGTATTATTGAATAA
- a CDS encoding TRAP transporter permease: protein MAKYDKESNFRTNLGPWGWVTLIIGAALTIFQLYTGYYGAKVSMIQGAIHLGAGLSLVYLLYPIKSSMTKRRGVPWYDALLALAALFTNFYIVYNYEHLINEAIIFGFTATDQIVATAGILLLLEATRRVVGLPIVIIAIVALLYGLFGNFVPIIGHAGYDWPSLATEMFFSSSSIFGIPIQISSTYIYLFLFFGVILVKTNIGQFFNDIALRLTGKYTGGTAKAAVAASGLQGMVSGSSVANTVGSGSFTIPMMKNAGFKPHFAAASEAAASTGGQLMPPIMGAAAFIMASYTGTPYSEIIVIALIPAILYFSGVFMGTHFEARKQGILGLAKEQLPKTKNLIKRLDLFAPLVIIIGFLLAGKTPTFAALFAIFTAFIISFFRKDTRMSFKGIINLLEEGARTALPVIAACATAGIIAGTVTTTGLGPKIAGGIIDLAQGQFFLVMVFTMFACIILGMGLPTTANYVVTATMAAPALLAFDVPVIAVHMFVFYFGIVADITPPVCLAAYAGAGIAGANPMKAGVTAVKLAIAAFIIPYMFVSQPILLLQGDANAANVAIAVITALLGMAAISSSLIGYYVKSLSWIERIFLAVGGILLIYPDVKFSLAGLVIFAVITTMQFLQGKSDKMKQQTSN from the coding sequence ATGGCAAAATATGATAAGGAAAGTAATTTTCGTACGAATCTGGGACCCTGGGGATGGGTTACACTTATAATCGGTGCAGCACTAACTATTTTCCAGCTTTATACCGGATATTACGGTGCTAAAGTTTCCATGATCCAAGGGGCTATACATCTTGGTGCTGGGTTAAGCCTGGTTTATTTGCTTTACCCGATAAAATCCTCAATGACGAAACGAAGAGGTGTACCCTGGTACGATGCGTTGCTGGCATTGGCTGCGTTATTTACAAACTTTTATATTGTTTACAATTATGAACATTTGATTAACGAAGCTATCATATTTGGCTTTACAGCTACTGACCAAATAGTAGCCACCGCGGGAATATTATTATTACTTGAAGCTACAAGGCGTGTTGTAGGGCTTCCAATTGTTATTATTGCAATTGTCGCATTGCTTTATGGTTTATTTGGTAATTTTGTTCCTATTATCGGGCATGCAGGTTATGATTGGCCATCACTCGCAACGGAAATGTTTTTTAGCTCAAGCTCCATCTTTGGTATCCCTATTCAAATCTCATCCACGTATATTTATTTATTCCTATTTTTTGGGGTAATCCTGGTTAAGACAAATATTGGTCAATTTTTTAATGATATTGCACTGCGACTGACAGGAAAATACACTGGTGGAACAGCCAAAGCAGCTGTTGCAGCGAGTGGGTTGCAAGGGATGGTCAGCGGCAGCTCAGTTGCCAATACGGTTGGTTCGGGTTCATTTACCATTCCAATGATGAAAAATGCAGGGTTTAAGCCGCACTTTGCTGCTGCATCAGAGGCTGCGGCATCGACTGGTGGTCAGTTAATGCCTCCGATTATGGGAGCAGCTGCATTTATCATGGCTTCATATACTGGTACTCCATACAGTGAAATTATCGTTATCGCACTCATTCCAGCGATACTATATTTCTCAGGTGTGTTTATGGGTACACACTTTGAAGCTAGGAAGCAGGGAATTTTGGGGCTTGCAAAAGAGCAACTCCCTAAAACGAAAAATTTAATCAAACGGCTTGATTTATTTGCTCCGCTTGTAATTATAATCGGATTCTTGCTGGCAGGAAAAACGCCTACATTTGCAGCGTTATTTGCGATTTTTACAGCATTTATTATTAGCTTCTTCAGGAAAGACACAAGAATGTCATTTAAAGGAATTATCAATTTGCTTGAAGAAGGTGCGAGGACAGCATTGCCCGTTATCGCAGCCTGTGCGACTGCAGGTATCATTGCGGGAACTGTAACCACTACAGGACTCGGACCAAAGATAGCTGGTGGAATTATTGATCTTGCACAAGGACAATTCTTCCTTGTCATGGTATTCACAATGTTTGCTTGTATCATCCTTGGAATGGGTCTTCCAACTACTGCAAACTATGTTGTAACAGCAACAATGGCTGCACCGGCATTATTGGCATTTGATGTACCGGTAATCGCAGTTCATATGTTTGTATTTTACTTTGGGATTGTAGCGGATATTACACCGCCTGTTTGCCTGGCCGCATATGCCGGGGCAGGGATAGCCGGTGCGAACCCGATGAAAGCCGGGGTAACTGCTGTTAAATTGGCTATTGCAGCATTTATCATTCCGTATATGTTTGTTTCACAGCCAATACTCCTGCTGCAAGGGGATGCAAATGCGGCAAACGTGGCTATTGCTGTTATTACAGCCTTGTTAGGTATGGCAGCCATTAGTTCCAGTTTGATCGGCTACTACGTGAAGTCATTAAGTTGGATAGAGCGAATATTTCTTGCAGTTGGCGGTATACTTCTTATCTATCCGGATGTTAAATTTTCATTGGCAGGTTTAGTGATCTTTGCAGTAATTACAACGATGCAATTCCTTCAAGGAAAGTCAGATAAAATGAAACAACAAACATCAAATTAA
- a CDS encoding rhodanese-related sulfurtransferase, which produces MTNSKEYQVLLYYKYVPIVDPVEYAMEHLQFCNDLELKGRIHVAHEGINGTVSGTVEHTEQYMEAMRNDPRFADMAFKIDKHEGHAFKKMHVRPRKELVTLRLEEDINPKQTTGKYFEPKEFFEAMQDEDTVVLDARNDYEYDLGHFRGAIRPDIETFRELPEWVEKNKDLIEGKRILTYCTGGIRCEKFSGWLVKQGFEDVAQLHGGIVTYGKDPEVQGELWDGQCYVFDERISVPVNQKEHVVVGVDYFDGKPCERYVNCANPECNKQILCSEENEHKYMRGCTHECRVSPRNMYVKEHGLSKEEIQERLDIIEKENMKQEA; this is translated from the coding sequence ATGACAAACAGTAAGGAATATCAGGTTTTACTGTATTATAAGTATGTGCCCATTGTGGATCCTGTTGAGTATGCGATGGAGCACCTCCAATTCTGTAATGATTTGGAATTAAAAGGACGTATTCATGTGGCACATGAAGGAATCAACGGAACCGTTTCAGGTACTGTTGAACATACCGAACAATACATGGAAGCAATGCGTAATGACCCGCGCTTTGCTGATATGGCTTTTAAAATTGATAAACATGAGGGACATGCATTCAAAAAAATGCATGTGCGTCCACGAAAAGAATTGGTAACCCTCCGTCTGGAAGAGGATATTAATCCGAAACAAACGACAGGAAAATATTTTGAACCAAAGGAATTTTTTGAAGCTATGCAGGATGAGGATACAGTAGTCCTGGATGCCCGTAATGATTATGAATATGATCTGGGGCATTTCCGCGGCGCAATTCGCCCGGACATCGAGACGTTCCGCGAATTACCGGAATGGGTTGAAAAAAATAAAGATTTGATTGAAGGCAAACGCATTTTGACCTACTGCACAGGCGGCATCCGCTGTGAGAAATTTTCCGGCTGGTTAGTTAAGCAAGGATTTGAAGATGTTGCCCAATTGCATGGAGGAATTGTCACATATGGCAAAGATCCCGAAGTACAGGGTGAATTATGGGACGGTCAGTGCTACGTGTTTGATGAAAGAATTTCCGTTCCAGTCAATCAAAAGGAACACGTTGTAGTCGGCGTGGATTATTTTGACGGCAAACCATGTGAGCGTTATGTTAACTGTGCAAACCCTGAATGCAATAAACAAATTCTCTGCTCGGAAGAAAATGAGCATAAATATATGCGTGGCTGTACACATGAATGCCGTGTAAGCCCACGAAACATGTACGTTAAAGAACATGGCCTTTCCAAAGAAGAAATTCAGGAAAGATTGGATATAATTGAAAAAGAAAATATGAAACAGGAAGCATAA
- the cspD gene encoding cold-shock protein CspD: MTGKVKWFNAEKGFGFIEREDGDDVFVHFSAINAEGFKTLEEGQDVEFEIVEGNRGPQAANVNAL; the protein is encoded by the coding sequence ATGACTGGTAAAGTAAAATGGTTTAACGCTGAAAAAGGTTTCGGTTTCATCGAGCGTGAAGACGGAGACGACGTATTCGTACACTTCTCAGCAATCAATGCTGAAGGTTTCAAAACGCTTGAAGAAGGTCAAGACGTTGAATTTGAAATCGTTGAAGGTAACCGCGGACCTCAAGCAGCTAACGTAAACGCTCTTTAA
- a CDS encoding class I SAM-dependent methyltransferase, with product MADSFNWHKEAESQWVHRAAFWNERSKNMWDSGSRKDIIPFIEKHIEKGSSILDIGCGDGYGSYKLYKSGYNVTGMDISQEMIMRAKKRVHNDEINFLQGDVGNLPFADNSMDGIMAINVLEWTEFPAQVLTELYRVLKIDGTLCIGLLGPTAGPRANSYPRLRGEKAICNTMMPWEFQQLAGESNFQYVDGFGVYKDGVTESHYKNLDFDLKQALSFMWIFMMRKAGE from the coding sequence ATGGCAGATTCATTTAATTGGCACAAAGAGGCAGAGTCGCAATGGGTCCATCGTGCAGCATTTTGGAATGAACGAAGCAAAAATATGTGGGATAGTGGGAGCAGAAAGGATATTATTCCGTTTATCGAAAAGCATATCGAAAAAGGAAGCAGTATACTCGATATCGGCTGTGGTGATGGGTATGGATCCTACAAGCTTTATAAGTCCGGATATAATGTAACAGGCATGGATATCTCACAGGAAATGATTATGCGGGCAAAAAAACGCGTACATAATGATGAAATAAATTTTTTGCAGGGTGATGTTGGAAACTTGCCGTTTGCTGATAACAGCATGGATGGTATCATGGCAATCAATGTCCTTGAGTGGACTGAGTTTCCTGCACAAGTACTAACAGAACTTTATCGTGTATTAAAAATAGACGGTACGCTTTGTATAGGGTTATTGGGCCCGACAGCTGGACCAAGAGCGAACAGCTATCCGCGTCTTCGCGGTGAAAAAGCTATTTGTAACACAATGATGCCATGGGAATTTCAGCAGCTTGCCGGTGAAAGCAACTTCCAATATGTTGATGGTTTTGGTGTTTATAAAGATGGTGTAACAGAAAGTCACTATAAAAATCTGGATTTTGACTTAAAACAGGCATTATCTTTCATGTGGATTTTTATGATGCGAAAAGCAGGTGAATAA
- a CDS encoding GNAT family N-acetyltransferase, translating to MEWVVKTFNELSNEELYAIMKTRVDIFVVEQECPYPELDNYDQQAIHFFLKINEEIAANVRLLPNGSKYEEASIGRVLVAKKFRGQGYAGQIMQKAIDFLVNEWNEKRIKIQGQEYLKKFYSGLGFKQISESYLEDDIPHIDMIWDYNANKR from the coding sequence ATGGAATGGGTAGTGAAAACATTCAATGAACTTTCAAACGAAGAACTGTATGCAATTATGAAAACAAGAGTGGATATTTTTGTGGTTGAGCAGGAATGTCCATACCCGGAACTTGATAATTATGATCAGCAGGCAATTCATTTTTTTTTAAAGATTAATGAAGAAATTGCTGCAAATGTACGACTTCTTCCAAATGGTTCCAAGTATGAAGAAGCTTCCATCGGCCGTGTTTTGGTTGCAAAAAAATTCCGGGGTCAAGGCTATGCAGGTCAAATTATGCAAAAAGCGATTGATTTTCTTGTGAACGAATGGAATGAAAAGCGAATAAAAATTCAGGGTCAGGAATACTTGAAAAAGTTTTATTCCGGCCTCGGTTTTAAGCAAATTTCCGAAAGCTATCTGGAGGATGATATTCCCCATATTGACATGATTTGGGATTATAACGCAAATAAACGTTGA
- a CDS encoding tyrosine-type recombinase/integrase: protein MYCTQIKTKSGKKRWECIADAPPNPVTGKRNQIKRRGKTQKEAKQKVRDEIAKQTETRVDPKQVKGVTFDQLAAKWLEMYRVTKVKGNTIDIRMGQIKRLNEKMAKIPIDKLTHLFFQSVINDVFSDGTAKNTLLGIKACANLIFKFAVKYNYMTVNPAKDIVIPEKPKTIEDLQKNSIEEKYWERKELDTFLDGVLKYGLELDKERFYTLAFSGMRVGELNALQKQDLDFDRNQIRIYKTISGHNENMRTYDMGTTKNSTARTIDMEQPIMDMLRELVRKNDEHKMKYRTLIDDFHDADFVFQHKNGYPYFRGTVNDRIKRILRLIGSDKHATSHIFRHTHISMLTEAGVDLPTIMQKVGHSDPKTTMGIYTHVTNKMKENASEKIRGNFDEMLQKISL from the coding sequence ATGTACTGCACACAAATCAAAACAAAATCGGGTAAAAAGAGATGGGAATGTATTGCCGATGCACCTCCCAATCCTGTTACCGGAAAGAGAAATCAGATAAAGCGACGTGGTAAGACACAAAAAGAGGCTAAACAGAAAGTAAGGGATGAGATAGCCAAACAAACTGAAACTCGTGTGGATCCAAAACAGGTAAAAGGAGTGACATTTGACCAGCTAGCTGCTAAATGGTTGGAAATGTATAGGGTAACTAAAGTTAAAGGAAATACTATTGATATTCGAATGGGACAAATTAAAAGGTTGAATGAAAAAATGGCGAAGATACCGATTGATAAATTAACACATTTATTCTTCCAGAGTGTCATAAATGATGTCTTTTCAGATGGTACTGCAAAAAACACACTATTAGGAATCAAAGCATGTGCTAATTTGATTTTTAAATTTGCGGTGAAATATAACTATATGACGGTTAATCCGGCTAAAGATATAGTTATTCCTGAAAAGCCAAAAACGATTGAGGACCTACAAAAGAATAGTATTGAAGAAAAGTATTGGGAAAGAAAAGAATTGGATACGTTTCTAGATGGCGTTCTTAAATATGGTCTTGAGTTGGATAAAGAACGCTTCTATACTCTCGCGTTTTCCGGAATGCGCGTTGGTGAGTTAAATGCTTTGCAAAAACAGGATTTGGACTTTGATAGGAATCAAATACGCATCTATAAAACGATATCTGGACATAACGAAAATATGAGGACATATGATATGGGTACTACTAAAAACAGTACAGCCCGAACGATAGACATGGAACAACCGATTATGGATATGCTGCGGGAATTAGTTAGAAAAAACGATGAACATAAAATGAAATACCGGACTTTAATTGACGATTTCCATGATGCAGATTTTGTTTTTCAGCATAAAAATGGTTATCCTTATTTCCGTGGAACGGTGAATGATCGTATCAAGCGTATTTTGCGGTTAATTGGCTCTGATAAACATGCAACTTCGCATATATTTCGCCACACACATATTAGCATGCTGACAGAAGCCGGTGTCGATTTACCAACTATCATGCAAAAAGTGGGGCACAGTGATCCAAAAACAACAATGGGAATCTACACACATGTGACTAACAAAATGAAAGAAAATGCCTCGGAAAAAATCAGAGGCAATTTTGATGAAATGCTTCAAAAAATATCTCTTTGA
- a CDS encoding ImmA/IrrE family metallo-endopeptidase: MVYTYMEDFVTDLYYRLRITEPNQLYMFVIAKKLGINIVYRKTTFRFGNDIILEKSSEQVEWQQFGHELGHRLRHVGQQLNMPYLFRQLQEYQATQFAYHFCIPTFMLDNLYDYSIYDVMNLFNVEYEFALRRLEMYKNSILLEGMSNVLHTNQNKIG, from the coding sequence TTGGTTTACACATATATGGAGGACTTTGTAACCGATTTATATTATCGATTGAGGATAACAGAACCGAATCAACTATATATGTTTGTGATTGCAAAAAAACTAGGTATTAATATTGTGTATCGGAAAACTACGTTTCGATTTGGGAATGATATCATACTCGAAAAATCAAGTGAACAAGTTGAATGGCAGCAATTTGGACATGAACTTGGACACCGTTTAAGACATGTCGGGCAACAACTAAACATGCCATACTTGTTTCGTCAATTACAAGAATATCAAGCGACTCAATTTGCCTATCATTTCTGCATTCCAACATTTATGTTGGACAACCTATATGACTACTCAATATATGATGTTATGAATCTGTTTAACGTGGAATACGAGTTTGCTCTTAGAAGATTAGAAATGTATAAAAATAGCATTCTATTGGAGGGAATGAGCAATGTACTGCACACAAATCAAAACAAAATCGGGTAA
- a CDS encoding thermonuclease family protein, protein MNKIPGFRTDSPWKMVLATISYSAILGLLLIIMITVGIGSVLFTILNFVLIAAFIISIIALIKGNLLSLYILNRKIAGIILAITILLILVIPIPETETANSSQTASDEVNNTEEKHEDSEKENTSNDNEEKKQNNDIEKQNDQDKDTDQNNEGKKQSDKTSNDSSDKDIENTSNNDNISSNEKKQQASTPGDATATVTRVVDGDTIEIRLNGKTEDVRLLLVDTPETVHPSEPVQPFGPEASQFAKSQLTGKKVQIEYDGPKRDHYGRLLAYLWVDGQNFNKMLLEKGLARYAYVYDPPYTHSNAFMKAQNRAKNAERGIWSRNNYVTSDGFNYQESQQSDNTETASSNDSSPKSTSSNSSSNGLKYDPNGPDRDCGDFDTQQEAQDFYEAAGGPDADPHRLDGSDNDGEVCESLPAA, encoded by the coding sequence TTGAATAAAATACCTGGATTCAGGACAGACTCGCCATGGAAAATGGTTTTAGCCACAATCAGTTATAGCGCTATACTAGGATTATTGCTTATTATAATGATTACAGTTGGAATAGGCAGTGTTTTATTTACAATACTTAATTTTGTTTTAATTGCAGCATTTATTATCTCGATAATTGCTTTGATAAAAGGTAATTTGTTGTCTTTATATATACTTAACAGAAAAATCGCAGGAATTATTTTAGCAATTACAATTTTACTTATATTAGTTATACCAATCCCTGAAACCGAAACGGCGAATAGTTCGCAAACAGCTTCTGATGAAGTAAATAATACTGAAGAAAAACATGAGGATTCTGAAAAAGAAAATACATCAAATGATAATGAAGAAAAAAAACAGAACAATGATATAGAAAAACAAAATGACCAAGATAAAGACACCGATCAGAACAACGAAGGGAAAAAGCAAAGCGACAAAACAAGTAATGATAGCTCAGACAAAGATATAGAAAATACATCAAACAATGACAACATTTCTTCAAATGAAAAGAAACAGCAGGCATCAACTCCCGGCGATGCAACAGCAACAGTAACACGAGTTGTTGATGGCGACACGATAGAGATAAGATTGAATGGAAAAACCGAAGATGTACGACTTCTTTTGGTTGACACACCTGAAACAGTTCACCCTTCAGAACCTGTACAGCCATTTGGACCTGAAGCAAGTCAATTTGCAAAAAGTCAACTTACTGGTAAGAAAGTTCAGATTGAATATGATGGACCAAAACGAGATCATTATGGTAGATTGCTAGCTTATTTATGGGTAGATGGACAAAACTTTAACAAAATGCTACTAGAAAAAGGCCTTGCCAGATACGCATATGTGTATGATCCACCTTATACGCATAGTAATGCGTTTATGAAAGCACAAAACAGAGCTAAAAATGCCGAGAGAGGCATTTGGAGTCGGAATAATTATGTGACCAGTGACGGATTTAATTACCAGGAATCACAACAATCCGATAACACAGAAACTGCTTCTTCCAACGATTCTAGTCCGAAATCTACTTCAAGTAATTCAAGCTCTAACGGCCTTAAGTATGACCCTAATGGACCTGACAGAGATTGTGGAGATTTTGACACACAACAAGAAGCCCAGGATTTTTATGAGGCAGCTGGAGGACCTGATGCAGATCCGCATAGATTAGATGGCAGTGACAATGACGGTGAAGTTTGTGAATCTCTACCTGCAGCATAA
- a CDS encoding SHOCT domain-containing protein: MGLRDKFKQYMDEVNQEIEKQDEKKKERKKVKQEKENHFRNLLSGWGADNIGKMEIDLYVNKQSILYAEELLKDGESVINFIGADYGKLEDYKISGILLITDKRLLYAFKDKKSQFKQEWKFTSINGVKDSGYPLKGHQLQIEIGKSKKLFHKIKKNDHYEKFIQDLQQKIDNPETVKKKRNNSTSGSKDKYALLEKIADLKEKGILTQEEFEVEKEKILKQ; the protein is encoded by the coding sequence TTGGGTTTACGTGACAAATTTAAGCAGTACATGGATGAAGTAAATCAGGAGATAGAAAAACAAGATGAAAAAAAGAAAGAACGCAAAAAGGTTAAACAAGAGAAAGAAAACCATTTTCGAAACCTCTTATCAGGATGGGGGGCAGATAATATTGGAAAAATGGAGATTGATTTATATGTTAACAAGCAATCAATACTGTACGCTGAAGAATTACTAAAAGATGGTGAATCAGTTATTAACTTTATTGGTGCAGATTATGGAAAACTTGAAGATTACAAAATATCCGGCATCCTTTTAATTACTGACAAACGATTGTTATATGCGTTCAAAGATAAAAAATCACAATTTAAACAGGAGTGGAAATTCACTAGCATTAATGGCGTCAAAGACAGCGGGTATCCATTGAAAGGTCATCAACTGCAAATTGAAATAGGTAAGTCAAAAAAACTATTCCACAAAATAAAGAAAAATGACCACTACGAAAAATTCATCCAAGACCTTCAACAAAAGATAGACAACCCTGAAACAGTAAAGAAAAAAAGGAATAATAGTACATCCGGCAGCAAAGACAAATATGCATTATTGGAAAAGATTGCCGATTTAAAGGAAAAGGGAATATTAACCCAGGAAGAGTTTGAAGTAGAAAAAGAGAAAATTCTAAAACAATAA
- a CDS encoding helix-turn-helix domain-containing protein: MISLEKENDIFGKRVKYLRNKRGISQERVADAIGISRARYAHYENNRVEPDLDLIRKIADYYDVTTDYLMGRTENTEFNKENDKTKIIYKIATEFPDADLMFNDLANMTAEQLEDVYDYIKFKQSKKGD; the protein is encoded by the coding sequence GTGATTTCGTTGGAAAAAGAAAATGATATTTTTGGTAAACGAGTTAAGTATTTAAGAAATAAAAGAGGAATCAGTCAAGAACGCGTTGCCGATGCGATTGGTATTTCTCGTGCGCGTTATGCTCATTATGAAAATAATCGAGTTGAACCTGATCTGGATCTAATTAGAAAAATAGCTGACTATTACGATGTGACAACGGATTATTTAATGGGTAGAACAGAAAACACAGAATTTAATAAAGAAAATGACAAAACTAAGATTATTTATAAAATAGCAACCGAGTTCCCGGACGCAGATTTAATGTTTAACGATCTAGCCAACATGACTGCTGAACAGCTGGAAGATGTGTATGATTATATTAAGTTTAAACAAAGCAAAAAGGGGGATTAA
- a CDS encoding helix-turn-helix domain-containing protein produces the protein MERKTLLQLRKEQSLTQQQLAERLGISTVYVRKLEKGVVNPGRETLVKYENFFNKDMKALFPDIFLSKNDKKLIKNA, from the coding sequence GTGGAACGAAAAACTCTTTTGCAACTTAGAAAAGAACAGAGTCTTACTCAACAACAACTCGCTGAAAGGCTGGGTATATCAACTGTTTATGTACGTAAGCTTGAAAAGGGTGTTGTGAATCCGGGAAGAGAAACACTTGTTAAATACGAAAACTTCTTTAATAAAGATATGAAAGCACTTTTCCCAGATATTTTTTTGAGTAAAAATGATAAAAAACTTATCAAAAATGCGTAG